From a region of the Cognatiyoonia koreensis genome:
- a CDS encoding peptidylprolyl isomerase, translating into MADIDDPENTIIMTLKDGDVIIKLLPDVAPKHVERMKTLAREGAYDNVAFHRVIDGFMAQTGDVQNANMENDYNPGRAGTGGSSYPDLPAEFSKVPHARGSLGAARSANPNSANSQFFINFSDNDFLNGQYTVYGQVISGMAHVDNIAKGEPPANPDRMISVKVAADA; encoded by the coding sequence ATGGCCGATATCGACGACCCAGAAAACACGATCATCATGACGCTGAAAGATGGCGATGTCATCATCAAGCTGCTGCCCGACGTGGCACCAAAGCATGTGGAACGGATGAAGACACTGGCCCGCGAAGGGGCCTATGACAACGTGGCGTTCCACCGCGTGATCGACGGTTTCATGGCGCAGACCGGTGACGTGCAGAACGCAAATATGGAAAACGACTACAATCCCGGCCGCGCCGGGACAGGTGGATCATCCTATCCGGACCTGCCAGCGGAATTCTCGAAGGTTCCGCACGCCCGTGGGTCGCTTGGCGCGGCACGCTCTGCCAATCCGAACTCGGCCAACAGCCAGTTCTTCATCAACTTCAGCGACAACGATTTCCTGAATGGCCAGTATACGGTCTATGGACAGGTCATTTCGGGCATGGCGCATGTGGACAACATCGCAAAGGGTGAACCACCCGCGAACCCGGACCGCATGATCAGTGTGAAAGTGGCCGCCGATGCATAA
- a CDS encoding peptidylprolyl isomerase, translated as MHKFLLAAGCAALATPAMSAGLEIDVTGEANGTIVIDLFEDVAPQHVTQITTIAENGDYDGVVFHRVIEGFMAQTGDVEFGKIDNLGRAGTGGSTLPDLPAEFSDINFARGVVGMARSQNPNSANSQFFIMFDEGAFLNGQYTVVGEVTSGMEVVDAIKRGQGQSGAVSGTPDVMSEVRVTE; from the coding sequence ATGCATAAGTTTCTTCTTGCGGCTGGCTGCGCCGCACTGGCCACACCTGCGATGTCGGCAGGGCTCGAAATCGATGTCACTGGCGAAGCAAACGGCACCATAGTCATCGACCTGTTCGAAGACGTGGCACCCCAGCATGTGACGCAGATCACGACCATCGCGGAAAACGGCGACTATGACGGCGTCGTGTTTCACCGCGTGATCGAAGGTTTCATGGCGCAAACCGGTGATGTCGAATTCGGCAAGATCGACAATCTTGGTCGCGCTGGCACAGGCGGGTCGACACTGCCTGACCTGCCGGCAGAATTTTCGGACATCAACTTTGCACGCGGTGTTGTCGGCATGGCACGTTCGCAAAATCCCAATTCCGCCAACAGCCAGTTCTTCATCATGTTCGACGAAGGCGCTTTCCTGAACGGCCAGTATACGGTCGTCGGAGAAGTGACCTCCGGCATGGAGGTCGTAGACGCGATCAAGCGCGGGCAGGGTCAATCAGGTGCCGTATCCGGCACACCTGACGTCATGTCCGAAGTGCGCGTCACCGAATAA
- a CDS encoding protein adenylyltransferase SelO, with amino-acid sequence MAIAFDNSFARLPATMFTALSPTPVAEPALIAFNDALAENLGIDVDDPAAVFSGNVVPEGATPLAQLYAGHQFGNWNPQLGDGRAILLGEVVDAGGIRRDIQLKGSGRTPYSRGGDGRAWLGPVLREYIVSEAMHAMGVPTTRALAAVATGEQVYRESALPGAVLTRIASSHIRVGTFQVYAARGMMNELKTLTDYTIARHYPDADGPQALLDAVIARQAKLIAKWMSLGFIHGVMNTDNASIAGETIDYGPCAFMDDYQPGKVFSSIDQMRRYAYNNQPNIAAWNMAQFATALIPLMPDQDTAIESFTLSVNRLPQLYQDAWLTEFGGKLGLKQPTGDDVSLVSDLLDLLAREGADFTNSFASLSEDRPEDHFMDRDGFATWAARWQARKPDEALMKAANPRVIPRNHQVEAVIQSAVAGDFAPFQTLLRETTDPFAPLDAIRRPLAAPPAEGEAVLQTFCGT; translated from the coding sequence ATGGCTATTGCGTTCGACAACAGTTTTGCCCGACTGCCCGCGACGATGTTCACGGCACTTTCGCCGACCCCGGTCGCCGAGCCCGCATTGATCGCGTTCAACGATGCATTGGCTGAAAACCTCGGCATTGATGTGGATGATCCGGCGGCCGTGTTTTCGGGCAATGTCGTGCCAGAGGGTGCCACCCCACTTGCCCAGCTTTATGCAGGCCACCAGTTCGGAAACTGGAACCCGCAACTGGGCGATGGACGTGCCATCCTGTTGGGTGAAGTAGTGGATGCTGGCGGTATCCGCCGCGACATCCAGTTGAAAGGGTCAGGTCGCACGCCCTATTCGCGCGGCGGCGACGGTCGCGCGTGGCTTGGCCCTGTTCTGCGCGAATATATCGTCAGCGAAGCGATGCATGCGATGGGCGTGCCCACGACCCGCGCGCTGGCAGCCGTCGCGACCGGCGAACAGGTTTATCGTGAATCCGCCCTGCCCGGAGCGGTACTGACCCGCATCGCAAGCAGCCATATCCGTGTTGGCACCTTTCAGGTTTATGCCGCCCGCGGCATGATGAATGAGCTGAAAACGCTCACCGATTATACCATTGCCCGTCATTATCCCGATGCGGATGGCCCGCAGGCGCTTTTGGATGCCGTCATCGCGCGACAGGCCAAACTGATCGCGAAATGGATGTCGCTGGGCTTTATCCACGGTGTCATGAACACGGATAACGCCAGCATCGCCGGTGAAACCATCGACTATGGGCCTTGTGCCTTCATGGATGACTATCAACCGGGCAAGGTGTTCAGTTCCATCGACCAGATGCGGCGCTATGCTTACAACAACCAGCCGAACATTGCCGCCTGGAACATGGCGCAGTTTGCGACTGCCCTGATTCCGCTGATGCCTGATCAGGACACTGCTATTGAAAGTTTCACACTCAGCGTGAACCGTTTGCCGCAGCTCTATCAGGATGCGTGGCTGACAGAATTCGGTGGCAAGCTGGGACTGAAACAGCCGACCGGCGATGATGTGTCGCTGGTTTCGGATCTGCTTGATCTGCTTGCACGTGAAGGCGCTGACTTTACCAACAGCTTTGCGTCCTTGTCAGAAGACAGGCCAGAGGATCATTTCATGGATCGTGACGGCTTTGCGACATGGGCGGCACGCTGGCAGGCCCGCAAGCCCGATGAAGCGCTCATGAAGGCCGCGAACCCCCGCGTCATCCCGCGCAATCATCAGGTCGAAGCCGTCATTCAGAGCGCTGTGGCGGGTGATTTTGCGCCGTTTCAAACGCTTTTGCGCGAAACGACCGATCCGTTTGCCCCACTTGACGCGATACGTCGCCCGCTTGCCGCCCCGCCAGCCGAAGGCGAAGCGGTGCTTCAGACATTCTGCGGTACGTAA
- a CDS encoding GNAT family N-acetyltransferase, translated as MTTAINLATEDDADRVLSLMARYHSEAGFDYDDDHRSAVIAPLLTGSPLGAVWLIGPARAPLGYVMVTFGWSVAHGGMVGWLEEVFIRASVRNRGIGTEVLHAVVVNLRQAGLKAMHVQLAPDAPAKGFCKRCGFAPVDGFVQMTDPH; from the coding sequence ATGACGACAGCGATCAATCTTGCAACCGAAGACGACGCGGACCGTGTGTTGTCACTGATGGCCCGCTATCATTCCGAGGCTGGATTTGACTATGATGACGACCACCGCAGCGCCGTCATCGCGCCGTTGCTGACCGGCAGCCCGCTAGGTGCTGTCTGGCTGATCGGACCGGCGCGCGCGCCGCTTGGCTATGTGATGGTGACCTTTGGTTGGTCCGTCGCGCATGGCGGTATGGTCGGCTGGCTTGAAGAGGTCTTTATCCGTGCTTCGGTGCGCAATCGCGGCATCGGCACCGAAGTTCTGCACGCAGTCGTTGTCAACCTGCGGCAAGCGGGCCTGAAAGCGATGCATGTGCAACTTGCCCCGGACGCACCGGCGAAGGGATTTTGCAAGCGTTGCGGCTTTGCCCCTGTCGATGGCTTTGTCCAGATGACCGATCCGCATTGA
- a CDS encoding nucleoside hydrolase produces the protein MPPRKIIIDTDPGQDDAVAILLALASPEDVEVLGITAAAGNVTVAKTSRNIRIVCELAGKPETKVYAGSDHPIGRPLVTAEHVHGDTGIDGPEMVEPTMPLQEQNGVDFIIETVRNTDDVTLCTLGPMTNVGLAFQKAPDIIPRVREIVLMGGAYFEVGNYTPAAEFNIYVDPEAAEIVFKSGRPITVMPLDVTHKALTTPEHVAAIRNLGTKVGDMTAAWLDFFERFDKDKYGTDGAPLHDPCVIAYLIKPDLFKGRFINVEIETQSDLTRGMTVADWWGVSDRAPNAMFMGDIDADGFYRLLAERLARL, from the coding sequence ATGCCGCCCCGCAAGATCATTATTGATACTGACCCCGGCCAGGACGATGCCGTTGCCATTCTTCTTGCCCTTGCCTCGCCCGAAGATGTCGAGGTTCTTGGGATCACGGCCGCTGCTGGTAACGTGACGGTCGCAAAGACGTCCCGCAATATCCGTATTGTGTGCGAACTGGCAGGCAAGCCTGAAACGAAGGTCTACGCCGGATCGGATCATCCCATCGGCCGCCCGCTGGTCACGGCAGAGCATGTGCATGGCGATACCGGTATTGATGGTCCCGAGATGGTCGAACCCACCATGCCCCTGCAAGAACAAAACGGCGTGGATTTCATCATCGAGACCGTGCGCAACACCGATGATGTCACGCTTTGCACCCTTGGTCCGATGACAAATGTCGGCCTTGCCTTTCAGAAGGCACCCGACATCATCCCCCGTGTGCGCGAGATCGTTTTGATGGGTGGCGCCTATTTCGAGGTTGGCAACTACACCCCGGCGGCTGAGTTCAATATCTATGTCGATCCCGAAGCCGCCGAGATCGTGTTCAAGTCGGGTCGCCCAATCACGGTCATGCCGCTGGATGTCACCCACAAGGCGCTGACCACCCCCGAACATGTCGCCGCCATCCGCAATCTTGGCACAAAGGTCGGTGACATGACGGCCGCGTGGCTGGATTTCTTTGAACGTTTCGACAAGGACAAATACGGCACTGACGGCGCACCGCTGCATGATCCGTGTGTGATTGCCTATCTGATCAAGCCGGATCTTTTCAAAGGCCGCTTTATCAATGTCGAGATCGAGACCCAATCGGACCTGACGCGCGGCATGACCGTTGCAGACTGGTGGGGGGTCAGCGACCGTGCGCCGAATGCGATGTTCATGGGTGACATTGACGCCGATGGGTTCTATCGCCTGCTGGCAGAGCGGCTTGCCCGCCTTTAG
- the ilvN gene encoding acetolactate synthase small subunit, producing the protein MSPLKIKKGATSHSAYNLRSTFGDEIERHTLAVIVENEPGVLARVIGLFSGRGYNIESLTVAETDHTGHLSRITVVTSGTPQVITQIKAQLGRIVTVHEVHDLTVEGPSVERELALFKVAGTGEHRIEAIRLADIFRANVVDSTLESFIFEITGTPEKIDAFADLMRPLGLQEVARTGVAALSRGPH; encoded by the coding sequence ATGTCCCCGCTCAAGATCAAAAAAGGCGCTACAAGCCACTCTGCCTACAACCTCCGCTCGACCTTTGGCGATGAAATCGAACGCCACACGCTTGCGGTGATCGTGGAAAACGAACCCGGCGTCCTTGCCCGAGTCATCGGCCTGTTTTCGGGGCGTGGCTATAACATCGAAAGCCTGACCGTCGCCGAAACCGACCACACAGGCCACCTGTCGCGCATTACGGTCGTGACCTCTGGCACGCCGCAGGTCATCACGCAGATCAAGGCGCAACTGGGCCGGATCGTCACGGTTCACGAGGTTCACGACCTGACCGTCGAAGGCCCGTCAGTCGAACGGGAACTGGCCTTGTTCAAGGTTGCCGGCACCGGTGAGCATCGGATCGAAGCGATCCGCCTTGCCGATATCTTTCGCGCCAACGTTGTCGATAGCACGTTGGAATCGTTCATTTTTGAAATTACGGGCACACCGGAAAAAATCGATGCATTCGCTGATCTGATGCGTCCGCTGGGCCTGCAGGAAGTGGCGCGTACAGGCGTTGCGGCATTGTCGCGCGGCCCACACTGA
- a CDS encoding acetolactate synthase 3 large subunit, with product MAKQMTGAKMVVQALIDQGVDVVFGYPGGAVLPIYDEIFQQNHIQHVLVRHEQGAVHAAEGYARSTGKVGVALVTSGPGATNAVTGLTDALMDSIPIIVLTGQVPTFMIGSDAFQEADTVGITRPCTKHNWLVKETDMLSQTLHEAFHVATSGRPGPVLIDIPKDVQFATGKYTEVQKMETHYAPQVKGDIDSITELAKAMETAKRPIFYTGGGVINSGPAASQLLRELVAATNFPITSTLMGLGCYPASGDNWLGMLGMHGLYEANMAMHDCDLMINIGARFDDRITGLISEFSPKSKKAHIDIDASSINKVIHVDIPILGDVAHVLEDLLKVWKSRGRKTNKEGLGKWWGQINEWRKVDCLAFKQEGKVIKPQYALQRLEELTKKHDRYICTEVGQHQMWAAQYLGFEDPNRWMTSGGLGTMGYGFPASIGVQMAHRDATVINVAGEASWLMNMQELGTAMQYNLPVKQFILNNERLGMVRQWQELLHGERYSSSWSESLPDFVKLADAFGAKGIICSDPADLDDAIMEMLNHDGPVVFDCLVEKHENCFPMIPSGKPHNEMLLGENADTANAIQAGGAVMV from the coding sequence ATGGCTAAACAGATGACCGGAGCAAAAATGGTCGTGCAGGCGCTGATTGATCAGGGCGTGGACGTCGTCTTTGGATATCCCGGCGGTGCTGTCCTTCCGATCTATGACGAAATCTTTCAGCAAAACCATATTCAGCATGTTCTGGTGCGTCACGAACAAGGCGCTGTGCATGCGGCCGAAGGGTACGCGCGCTCGACAGGGAAAGTCGGGGTGGCCCTGGTCACATCCGGCCCGGGTGCCACGAACGCCGTCACCGGGCTGACCGACGCGCTGATGGATTCGATCCCGATCATCGTGCTGACAGGTCAGGTGCCGACATTCATGATCGGTTCTGATGCGTTTCAGGAAGCCGACACCGTTGGCATTACGCGGCCCTGCACGAAACATAACTGGCTGGTCAAGGAAACGGACATGCTGTCCCAGACCCTGCACGAGGCGTTTCACGTGGCGACCTCGGGCCGCCCCGGCCCCGTTTTGATCGACATCCCGAAGGACGTGCAGTTTGCCACCGGCAAATACACCGAAGTCCAGAAGATGGAGACGCATTACGCGCCACAGGTCAAAGGCGATATCGACAGCATCACCGAATTGGCCAAAGCGATGGAAACCGCCAAGCGCCCGATCTTTTACACAGGCGGCGGGGTCATCAACTCTGGTCCGGCGGCCTCTCAACTGCTGCGTGAACTGGTGGCCGCGACGAACTTTCCGATCACATCCACCCTGATGGGGCTGGGATGCTACCCCGCGTCGGGCGACAACTGGCTGGGGATGCTGGGGATGCACGGGCTGTACGAAGCCAATATGGCCATGCATGACTGCGATCTGATGATCAATATCGGTGCGCGTTTCGATGACCGGATCACGGGGCTGATCTCGGAATTCAGCCCCAAGTCGAAGAAAGCACATATCGACATCGACGCGTCGTCCATCAACAAGGTCATCCACGTGGATATCCCGATCCTTGGTGACGTCGCACACGTGCTGGAAGACCTGCTGAAGGTCTGGAAATCCCGCGGCCGCAAGACCAACAAGGAAGGTCTGGGCAAATGGTGGGGTCAGATCAATGAATGGCGCAAGGTGGATTGCCTGGCCTTCAAACAGGAAGGCAAGGTCATCAAGCCGCAGTATGCCCTTCAGCGTCTGGAAGAGCTGACCAAGAAGCACGACCGCTACATTTGTACCGAGGTCGGCCAGCACCAGATGTGGGCCGCGCAGTATCTGGGCTTTGAGGACCCGAACCGCTGGATGACATCCGGAGGCTTGGGCACGATGGGTTACGGTTTCCCCGCGTCCATCGGCGTGCAAATGGCGCATCGCGACGCGACTGTTATCAACGTCGCAGGCGAAGCGTCATGGTTGATGAACATGCAGGAACTGGGCACCGCGATGCAGTACAATCTGCCCGTAAAGCAATTCATCCTGAACAATGAACGTTTGGGGATGGTGCGCCAGTGGCAGGAACTGCTGCACGGCGAACGCTATTCATCCAGCTGGTCGGAATCACTGCCCGACTTTGTCAAACTGGCGGACGCGTTCGGGGCAAAGGGTATCATCTGCTCTGATCCCGCCGATCTGGATGACGCGATTATGGAGATGCTGAACCACGACGGGCCGGTCGTGTTCGACTGCCTGGTAGAAAAGCATGAAAACTGCTTCCCGATGATCCCGTCAGGCAAACCGCATAACGAAATGCTGCTGGGCGAAAATGCAGATACGGCAAATGCCATTCAGGCCGGCGGCGCGGTGATGGTCTGA
- a CDS encoding VPLPA-CTERM sorting domain-containing protein produces MGILTRGLIAAVFIAVGQLASAATILPTAQTPQIAGNDKVSGGSPDVATTLAAFDTLLSPYFDPGFSIYQIAKYDVDDNDYEGVGLSVTLDDSKKGSWTYTGGDTPYVVVYKGGPGWIGQYFAGGITGNMFDVANLNGVALSNGNNVPGLSHLTLYGVEGNEVSTVPLPAGGLLLLVGIGALGFARRRKT; encoded by the coding sequence ATGGGGATATTAACTAGAGGCCTGATTGCTGCGGTATTCATCGCAGTTGGCCAACTCGCATCTGCAGCTACGATACTTCCGACTGCGCAAACACCGCAAATCGCAGGCAATGACAAGGTATCTGGTGGATCACCGGATGTCGCTACGACGCTTGCTGCATTCGATACGCTTCTTTCTCCTTACTTCGACCCAGGTTTTTCGATCTATCAGATCGCAAAATATGATGTAGACGACAACGACTACGAAGGCGTTGGCCTAAGTGTCACGTTGGACGACTCCAAGAAGGGGAGCTGGACGTACACTGGTGGCGACACGCCTTATGTCGTCGTCTACAAAGGCGGGCCAGGCTGGATCGGTCAATACTTTGCCGGCGGGATCACTGGAAACATGTTTGATGTGGCCAACCTGAACGGCGTTGCCTTGAGCAACGGTAATAACGTTCCCGGACTTAGCCACCTGACCTTGTATGGCGTGGAAGGTAACGAAGTTTCGACTGTTCCGCTTCCAGCGGGTGGGTTGCTGCTGCTTGTCGGCATCGGCGCACTTGGCTTCGCAAGACGCCGCAAGACCTGA
- a CDS encoding fatty acid desaturase — MLTGLRFRKRPKGRRLNTRLFSEWITLALIGGCYALWMIAGLLWTSGVWFLGALALPVLAAFHGSLQHETIHGHPTRRVWLNELLVSLPLIGIFPYRRYKALHLQHHRDEHLTDPYEDPESYFWPADAVARMTDFQRHLFALNNTFVGRLLVGPALTIIGFTKTELARLKADEPGVRLAWALHGVGLVVLAVMVTQVFGMPLWVYFLCVTYPALSLTAMRSYAEHQAAENVGARTAIVETCSPLALLYLNNNLHIVHHASPATPWYRLPALYNERRDNYLAANENTLFVGYSDIARRFAWRVKQPVEHPHRQIRTP, encoded by the coding sequence ATGTTGACGGGCCTGCGCTTCCGAAAACGACCGAAAGGCCGCCGCTTGAACACGCGCTTGTTCTCCGAATGGATCACGCTCGCCCTCATCGGCGGGTGCTATGCGCTCTGGATGATAGCGGGATTGCTCTGGACATCGGGGGTCTGGTTCCTGGGCGCGTTGGCGCTTCCCGTGCTTGCCGCGTTTCACGGATCGCTGCAGCACGAGACGATCCACGGGCACCCGACGCGCCGGGTCTGGCTGAACGAATTGCTGGTCAGCCTGCCCCTGATCGGCATCTTTCCGTACCGGCGCTACAAGGCGCTGCACCTGCAACACCACCGCGACGAGCACCTGACAGACCCCTACGAAGACCCGGAAAGCTATTTCTGGCCCGCGGATGCTGTGGCGCGGATGACGGATTTCCAGCGTCACCTGTTCGCCCTGAACAACACCTTCGTCGGGCGTCTACTGGTCGGGCCCGCATTAACGATCATCGGCTTCACCAAGACCGAGCTGGCGCGGCTCAAGGCCGACGAGCCTGGCGTGCGCCTTGCATGGGCGCTGCACGGGGTGGGTCTGGTTGTGCTTGCGGTCATGGTTACGCAAGTCTTCGGGATGCCGCTGTGGGTCTATTTCCTGTGCGTCACCTACCCGGCGCTGTCGCTGACCGCGATGCGATCATACGCGGAACATCAGGCGGCTGAAAACGTCGGCGCACGGACGGCCATCGTCGAAACCTGTTCGCCGCTCGCGCTGCTTTATCTCAACAACAACCTGCACATTGTGCATCACGCCAGTCCTGCTACACCGTGGTACCGCCTCCCGGCGCTCTACAATGAACGGCGGGACAATTATCTTGCCGCGAACGAGAACACGCTGTTTGTCGGCTACAGCGACATCGCGCGACGGTTCGCGTGGCGAGTGAAGCAGCCGGTTGAACACCCCCATCGTCAAATCAGAACGCCATAG
- a CDS encoding calcium/sodium antiporter, with translation MLTYLILCGGLLGLFLGGDLLVRGASAIAVRLGMSPMVIGLTIVGFGTSTPELLVSLNAALNGQSGIAIGNVVGSNIANLLLILGLAALIAPVESRFQDNRGDLFWMCGAVIILPVLFYSGHIGRIEGFVLALGLVSYLVLRLRGARDGELTVDAAPLWRSLLITALGLAAVMAGAHYLVQSATIIARDWGVSEAMIGLSIVAIGTSLPELATTCVAAFRGQRDIALGNVIGSNIFNVLGILGITALIAPIPVDARFLTLDTPFVIAVSLIILALIAWRNGFGRIVGLAMLATYAGYIAYSAMI, from the coding sequence ATGCTGACATATCTGATCCTGTGTGGTGGCCTTCTTGGGCTGTTTCTTGGTGGTGACCTGCTGGTCCGGGGCGCCAGCGCCATCGCTGTGCGGCTCGGGATGTCGCCCATGGTCATCGGATTGACCATCGTCGGCTTCGGCACCTCGACCCCGGAACTGCTGGTCTCGCTAAATGCGGCCCTGAACGGGCAATCCGGTATCGCCATCGGCAATGTCGTTGGGTCGAATATCGCCAACCTTTTGCTGATCCTCGGGCTTGCCGCCCTGATCGCGCCAGTGGAAAGCCGGTTTCAGGACAATCGCGGTGACCTGTTCTGGATGTGCGGTGCGGTGATCATTCTGCCGGTGCTGTTTTATTCGGGACATATCGGGCGGATCGAAGGTTTCGTGCTGGCGCTTGGCCTTGTCAGCTATCTGGTGCTGCGGCTGCGCGGCGCGCGCGACGGTGAACTGACAGTGGACGCCGCGCCCTTGTGGCGCTCGCTCCTGATCACAGCGCTTGGGCTTGCGGCTGTCATGGCCGGGGCGCATTACCTTGTGCAATCCGCGACCATCATCGCCCGCGACTGGGGCGTATCCGAAGCGATGATCGGACTGTCGATCGTCGCGATCGGCACATCGCTGCCGGAACTTGCAACAACCTGCGTCGCCGCGTTCAGGGGCCAACGCGACATCGCGCTTGGCAACGTCATCGGGTCGAACATCTTTAACGTGCTCGGCATCCTCGGGATCACGGCCCTTATCGCCCCCATCCCCGTCGATGCGCGGTTTCTGACGCTCGACACGCCTTTCGTGATTGCGGTCTCGCTGATCATTCTTGCACTGATCGCATGGCGCAACGGGTTCGGGCGCATTGTCGGGCTCGCGATGCTGGCGACTTACGCCGGTTACATCGCCTATTCGGCCATGATCTGA
- the yghU gene encoding glutathione-dependent disulfide-bond oxidoreductase, with protein sequence MTDYTPPKVWTWDAESGGEFAKINRPIAGATHEKPLPDGKHPLQLHSLATPNGVKVTVMLEELLAAGHDAEYDAWLINITEGDQFGSGFVGINPNSKIPALFDKGTGVRVFESGHILLYLAEKFGAFLPEDPAERVEAMNWLFWLQGAAPYLGGGFGHFYHYAPEKLEYPINRFAMETKRQLDVLDKRLGEARYLGGDTYSIADMATCPWYGSLIQGSVYGDAATFLDTASYKNVVRWTQEVSNRPAYQRGRRVNRVWGEENEQMKERHSAADFNS encoded by the coding sequence ATGACTGACTACACCCCGCCCAAGGTCTGGACCTGGGACGCCGAAAGCGGCGGCGAATTTGCCAAGATCAACCGCCCCATTGCGGGTGCGACCCATGAAAAGCCCCTGCCCGACGGCAAGCACCCGCTGCAACTCCATTCGCTTGCGACACCCAACGGGGTCAAGGTCACGGTGATGCTCGAAGAACTGCTCGCAGCGGGGCATGACGCCGAATACGACGCGTGGCTGATCAACATCACCGAAGGCGATCAGTTCGGATCAGGCTTCGTTGGCATCAATCCGAATTCCAAGATACCGGCGCTGTTCGACAAGGGCACAGGCGTGCGCGTATTCGAATCCGGCCATATCCTGCTCTACCTCGCGGAAAAATTCGGGGCGTTCCTGCCCGAAGATCCGGCAGAGCGGGTCGAGGCGATGAACTGGCTGTTCTGGCTGCAAGGCGCTGCTCCCTACCTTGGCGGCGGGTTCGGTCATTTCTATCACTATGCCCCTGAAAAGCTGGAATACCCGATCAACCGCTTTGCGATGGAAACCAAGCGGCAGCTTGACGTGCTGGACAAGCGGCTGGGTGAAGCGCGCTATCTGGGCGGCGACACCTATTCCATCGCCGACATGGCAACCTGCCCGTGGTACGGGTCACTGATCCAGGGCAGTGTGTATGGCGATGCCGCGACCTTCCTTGATACCGCATCCTACAAGAACGTGGTCCGCTGGACGCAAGAGGTCAGCAACCGGCCGGCCTATCAACGCGGACGCCGGGTGAACCGCGTCTGGGGCGAGGAAAACGAACAGATGAAGGAACGCCACAGCGCTGCCGATTTCAACAGCTGA
- a CDS encoding response regulator transcription factor: protein MTIRVCIVDDHPMVAEGIQSILESYDDIDVVGTLTDGQSAVEQVENLAPDVMLLDLNMPGLSGLNATEMILERRPETRILILSMHDSPEYISIALSHGAKGYVLKDVPTEEIRTAIDTVMAGGEYLCTGAKGSLKPKIADGREPLTSREQTILLQLAQGNSNKEVAHELGISVRTVETHRNNIRRKLGISSTAGLTRYAMEHGVLQGTGI from the coding sequence ATGACGATCCGCGTTTGTATTGTTGACGATCACCCCATGGTTGCCGAAGGGATCCAGTCCATCCTCGAAAGCTATGACGACATCGACGTTGTCGGGACGCTGACGGATGGGCAATCAGCGGTGGAACAGGTCGAAAACCTTGCCCCCGACGTCATGCTGCTGGACCTGAACATGCCCGGGCTGTCAGGGCTGAATGCCACCGAGATGATCCTTGAACGGCGGCCCGAGACGCGCATCCTGATCCTGTCGATGCACGACAGCCCCGAATACATCTCGATCGCACTCAGCCACGGGGCAAAAGGCTATGTCCTCAAGGACGTGCCGACCGAAGAAATCCGCACCGCCATCGACACGGTCATGGCGGGCGGTGAATATCTTTGCACGGGTGCGAAAGGGTCGCTGAAACCCAAGATCGCCGACGGGCGTGAACCGCTGACCAGTCGCGAACAGACGATCCTGCTGCAACTCGCACAGGGCAATTCCAACAAGGAAGTGGCCCATGAACTGGGAATTTCCGTGCGCACCGTGGAAACCCACCGCAACAACATCCGGCGCAAGCTTGGGATCAGCAGCACCGCAGGGCTGACCCGCTATGCGATGGAACACGGGGTTTTACAGGGCACCGGCATCTGA